One window from the genome of Candidatus Didemnitutus sp. encodes:
- the nuoD gene encoding NADH dehydrogenase (quinone) subunit D, whose amino-acid sequence MATEHTFPDAYAKTAANLPKEFDPEKMSLSMGPSHPSTHGVLRVQFELDGETVTKADPVIGYLHRGDEKLAENMTYNQFVPYTDRLDYIAPLANNHTFAHTIEQLAGLKMPDRVNAIRVLTSEMARLSSHLLGLGAFGIDVGAWTVFMYTFNEREKLYNLFEKLTGARFTTSYTRIGGVSRDIPPGWLEEVDAFCDQFLPILDEVLALLSRNKIFLDRTVGIGVISKEDAISYGLSGPNLRGCGVAMDLRKDRPYWGYDQYEFDVPIGSKGDCYDRYLVRGEEMKQSVRIIKQVIKKFPAGDYYAPEARRIFAPRKDKVLTSMEELINNFMIVTEGPQMPAGEAYFEHENPKGILGFYVVSKGGGVPYRLRIHGPSFSTLSILPKICVGCLISDVVSILGSLDFVMGECDR is encoded by the coding sequence ATGGCCACCGAGCATACTTTCCCCGACGCCTACGCGAAGACCGCCGCGAATCTCCCCAAGGAATTCGATCCGGAGAAGATGTCCCTCTCGATGGGACCGTCGCACCCGTCCACCCACGGCGTGCTGCGCGTGCAGTTCGAACTCGACGGCGAGACCGTCACGAAGGCCGACCCGGTCATCGGTTACCTCCACCGCGGCGACGAGAAGCTGGCGGAGAACATGACTTACAACCAGTTCGTGCCCTACACGGACCGGTTGGACTACATCGCCCCGCTGGCGAACAACCACACGTTCGCGCACACGATCGAGCAGCTCGCCGGCCTGAAGATGCCCGACCGCGTGAACGCCATCCGCGTGCTCACGTCGGAAATGGCGCGCCTTTCCTCGCACCTCCTCGGCCTCGGCGCCTTCGGCATCGATGTCGGCGCATGGACGGTGTTCATGTATACCTTCAACGAACGCGAGAAGCTCTACAACCTGTTCGAGAAGCTCACCGGCGCGCGTTTCACCACGAGCTACACGCGTATCGGCGGCGTTTCGCGCGACATTCCGCCAGGTTGGCTCGAGGAAGTCGACGCGTTCTGCGATCAGTTCCTCCCGATCCTCGACGAGGTGTTGGCACTGCTCTCGCGCAACAAGATATTCCTCGATCGCACCGTCGGCATCGGCGTCATCTCGAAGGAGGACGCGATTTCCTACGGTCTCAGCGGCCCGAATCTCCGCGGCTGCGGCGTGGCGATGGACCTCCGCAAGGATCGTCCGTATTGGGGCTACGACCAATACGAATTCGACGTCCCGATCGGCTCGAAGGGCGATTGCTACGACCGTTACCTCGTCCGCGGCGAGGAGATGAAGCAGTCCGTCCGCATCATCAAGCAGGTGATCAAAAAATTCCCCGCCGGCGACTACTACGCACCCGAGGCGCGCCGCATCTTTGCCCCGCGCAAGGACAAGGTGCTCACCTCGATGGAGGAGCTGATCAACAACTTCATGATCGTGACCGAAGGCCCGCAGATGCCGGCCGGCGAAGCGTATTTCGAGCACGAGAATCCGAAGGGCATCCTTGGCTTCTACGTCGTCTCGAAAGGCGGCGGCGTGCCGTATCGCCTGCGCATCCACGGCCCGTCGTTCTCCACGCTCTCCATCCTTCCGAAAATTTGCGTCGGCTGCCTGATCTCCGACGTCGTCTCCATCCTCGGCTCGCTCGACTTCGTCATGGGCGAGTGCGATCGCTGA
- a CDS encoding NADH-quinone oxidoreductase subunit C, with translation MTAPNADVISAAQAQFPAATPRPSADHPAINVPAGDAIAVLRFLRDTQGYDYLTDLTAIDWTAEKSPRFTVVWHLYSSTKHVWVRVAADCLDDANPSMPTTSVLWAGANWHERECFDLMGIKFEGHPDLRRILMWDGYPYHPLRKEFPLAGIPTDLPDAEIAAEVKVGTIAAPMAGGPFVATPGEPMSDAEPRAKDESWNERREKPENA, from the coding sequence ATGACCGCTCCCAACGCCGACGTCATTTCCGCCGCCCAAGCCCAATTCCCGGCCGCCACGCCGCGCCCGAGCGCCGACCATCCCGCGATCAATGTCCCCGCGGGCGACGCGATCGCCGTGCTGCGTTTCCTCCGTGACACACAGGGCTACGATTACCTGACCGACCTCACAGCCATCGACTGGACCGCCGAAAAATCCCCGCGGTTCACCGTGGTCTGGCACCTCTATTCGAGCACCAAGCACGTCTGGGTGCGTGTCGCGGCCGATTGCCTCGACGACGCCAATCCGTCCATGCCGACGACGTCCGTCCTCTGGGCTGGCGCCAACTGGCACGAGCGCGAGTGCTTCGATCTGATGGGTATCAAGTTCGAAGGTCACCCGGACCTTCGCCGCATCCTCATGTGGGACGGCTATCCGTATCACCCGCTCCGCAAGGAATTCCCGCTTGCCGGCATCCCGACGGATCTCCCCGACGCCGAGATCGCCGCCGAGGTCAAAGTCGGCACGATCGCCGCGCCGATGGCCGGCGGTCCGTTCGTCGCCACGCCCGGCGAGCCGATGAGCGATGCCGAGCCGCGCGCCAAGGACGAGTCCTGGAACGAGCGCCGCGAGAAGCCCGAAAACGCCTAA
- the nuoB gene encoding NADH-quinone oxidoreductase subunit NuoB: protein MVSPNTDLSYDSKIEGNVVPTTLDSAINWIRNNSMWPMPMGLACCAIELMASGGSRFDIARFGAEVMRFSPRQADCMIVAGTVTYKMAPQVRRIYDQMAAPKWVIAMGACASTGGMYRSYATLQGVDRIIPVDVYVSGCPPRPEALLDALLKLQKKVGQERSASRLLTA from the coding sequence ATGGTTTCTCCCAACACAGACCTGAGTTACGACAGCAAGATCGAGGGCAACGTCGTGCCCACGACGCTGGACTCGGCGATCAACTGGATCCGCAACAATTCCATGTGGCCGATGCCCATGGGGCTCGCCTGCTGCGCCATCGAACTCATGGCGTCGGGCGGCAGCCGGTTCGACATCGCGCGCTTCGGCGCGGAGGTCATGCGCTTTTCTCCCCGACAGGCCGACTGCATGATCGTGGCCGGCACGGTCACCTACAAGATGGCCCCGCAGGTCCGCCGCATTTACGACCAGATGGCCGCGCCGAAATGGGTGATCGCCATGGGCGCCTGCGCTTCGACCGGCGGCATGTATCGCAGTTACGCGACGCTGCAGGGTGTGGACCGCATCATCCCGGTCGACGTCTACGTCAGCGGTTGCCCGCCGCGTCCGGAGGCGCTGCTCGACGCGCTCCTGAAACTCCAGAAAAAGGTCGGACAAGAGCGTTCGGCTTCCCGCTTGCTTACCGCCTGA
- a CDS encoding pentapeptide repeat-containing protein produces MKSTGAVFLFFLAVKVSAASPDTFPTDAFLVGPVYSVDGLPVLDEARRLAVVDALRQADRDRRLESLVPSRLIGGERWFDVRGLEIKRGELTGPVNFSRLCADYARFSDLDLAGSNFGRTLLRHARFSKVVLQSAIFDDAHLLGADFSECNIAHAFLLRVSCSAGTLFRQCTMESARFDSSMNLSGVKFHGTVLTGAVFSQCQLSDASFIDSDLTAADFTSANLSGVEWRGSTLTDVTFTDAVLVRAKLQSARFKGRLRFIRTVFGATTFGDLDVANTDMTYVSWRDNGFHIGEELEADQTLIQNGREGVRSEVAGKYAQAESIYRALARRYREEGYLREYLAFRERSQEARRKLLSLPGSDVTLERLRLNLHRALSRYDTSPLQLLGVSALTVFGFGGIFALLLWRRPDWFGWYRLRPDGREFLLSADGDFLRMSAAEIRKNRSDGFSLSVGALELSLEALFRFVENLINVSALGRLFFRRIDQRPLPLAWMPRLLFGFEASCGVVFLYFASRVVVIMVGGD; encoded by the coding sequence ATGAAATCGACGGGCGCAGTCTTCCTGTTTTTTCTCGCGGTAAAGGTTTCAGCTGCCAGTCCGGACACGTTCCCCACGGATGCTTTTCTCGTAGGACCGGTATATTCCGTCGACGGGCTTCCCGTCTTGGACGAGGCCCGGCGGCTGGCCGTCGTCGACGCACTTCGCCAAGCGGATCGTGATCGCCGACTGGAAAGCCTCGTGCCGAGCCGGCTGATCGGAGGCGAGCGGTGGTTCGACGTGCGGGGTTTGGAGATCAAACGTGGCGAATTGACTGGCCCAGTGAATTTTTCGCGGCTGTGTGCGGATTACGCCCGTTTTTCCGACCTCGATCTCGCCGGGTCGAACTTCGGTCGCACCCTTTTGCGCCACGCCCGTTTCTCCAAGGTAGTCTTGCAGTCCGCCATCTTTGACGACGCCCATCTCCTGGGGGCGGATTTTTCGGAGTGCAACATCGCCCACGCGTTCCTGCTCCGCGTCAGTTGCTCGGCGGGGACGCTTTTCCGCCAGTGCACTATGGAATCAGCACGATTTGATTCCTCGATGAATTTGTCTGGAGTCAAATTTCACGGCACGGTGCTCACCGGCGCGGTGTTCAGCCAATGCCAGCTCTCGGATGCCAGCTTCATCGACTCCGATCTCACCGCAGCGGATTTCACGAGCGCGAATCTCAGCGGAGTCGAATGGCGTGGCTCCACGCTCACAGACGTCACTTTCACCGACGCGGTTCTGGTGAGGGCGAAGCTGCAATCAGCCCGCTTTAAGGGCCGCCTCAGGTTCATTCGCACCGTTTTTGGGGCGACGACGTTCGGCGACCTCGACGTCGCGAATACCGACATGACCTACGTTTCGTGGCGGGACAATGGATTCCACATCGGCGAAGAGTTGGAGGCCGACCAAACGCTGATCCAAAACGGACGGGAGGGGGTCCGGTCAGAAGTCGCCGGCAAGTATGCCCAAGCCGAGAGCATCTATCGCGCGCTGGCGCGAAGGTATCGGGAGGAAGGTTACCTTCGGGAATACCTCGCGTTCCGGGAGCGATCCCAAGAAGCCCGCCGCAAACTCCTGTCGCTGCCGGGAAGCGATGTCACGCTCGAGCGACTCAGGCTCAACCTGCACCGCGCGCTTTCTCGATACGACACGAGCCCGCTTCAACTCTTGGGGGTGTCGGCGCTGACGGTGTTCGGGTTCGGCGGAATTTTCGCCCTGCTGCTCTGGCGTCGTCCGGATTGGTTCGGCTGGTATCGGTTGCGGCCGGACGGTCGCGAGTTTTTGCTCTCCGCGGATGGAGACTTCCTGCGTATGTCGGCCGCGGAGATTCGCAAAAATCGAAGTGACGGTTTCTCGCTCAGTGTCGGTGCGCTCGAGCTCAGCCTCGAGGCGCTGTTTCGATTCGTGGAGAATCTAATCAACGTTTCCGCCCTCGGTCGGCTTTTTTTCCGGCGCATCGACCAAAGGCCCCTCCCGTTGGCGTGGATGCCGAGGCTCCTGTTCGGTTTCGAAGCCAGCTGCGGCGTTGTATTTCTCTACTTTGCCAGCCGAGTGGTGGTCATCATGGTCGGAGGCGATTAA
- a CDS encoding ABC transporter permease subunit: MKISRYIQRHPYTVLAFAVLLLLAMWELAASRGVVDVYSWSRPTDVGFALIHDFQFPANAEGDQNARLTLLPHLGRTLLRFACGFAVASVFGVAIGFLLSISRPLRAVGQPIVNVLRSLPSAAVWPVIAPLLGYGLGSQMFVVVFGTTWPILVYTLKGVGALRHEVHDSLRFMWLEWYRRWWVLFLWALPSILTGLEVGCAIGFLLTVTVEVFYPGSGGIGWYLRYYGESGKEPERLFAGLFLIAVIGWASNTAMHLLRRRFVFWDGDLKEIIRQKSPRRMKGIVILVRDERRRAVLASDYVTEAIAKNYSSDVRPEVLYQGEPYMFPDELWQELGLKPSSAPLLQRDITISVSEDGRPRTILFARSWIATSLLSPSSNEALMARERTIGRIVRDHEHDVGNRHLWYRERISDRLGRIFGAGGTVHVIQRARVITLGGRPVIFIEEFVPV, translated from the coding sequence ATGAAAATATCTCGTTACATTCAGCGTCACCCGTATACGGTCCTCGCGTTCGCCGTGCTGTTGCTGCTGGCGATGTGGGAGCTGGCGGCGTCAAGAGGGGTAGTGGATGTTTACTCGTGGTCGCGACCGACTGACGTCGGTTTCGCCCTGATTCATGATTTCCAGTTTCCGGCAAATGCCGAAGGTGATCAAAACGCCCGCTTGACGCTGCTGCCGCATCTGGGCCGCACCCTGCTGCGGTTCGCGTGCGGATTTGCGGTGGCCAGCGTGTTTGGAGTAGCAATAGGTTTTCTCCTCAGCATTTCTCGTCCGCTGCGCGCCGTCGGCCAGCCGATCGTGAACGTGCTGCGCAGCCTGCCGAGTGCCGCGGTATGGCCGGTGATCGCGCCGTTGCTCGGATACGGCTTGGGCTCGCAGATGTTTGTCGTGGTGTTCGGCACCACGTGGCCGATTCTTGTGTATACCTTGAAAGGCGTCGGCGCGCTTCGGCACGAGGTTCACGATAGCCTGCGCTTCATGTGGCTCGAATGGTATCGCCGGTGGTGGGTGCTTTTCCTTTGGGCTCTGCCGAGCATCTTGACGGGGCTCGAGGTCGGCTGCGCTATCGGCTTCCTGCTCACGGTCACGGTCGAGGTGTTTTATCCGGGATCGGGCGGCATTGGCTGGTATCTGCGCTACTACGGAGAGTCGGGCAAGGAGCCTGAGCGCCTTTTCGCCGGTCTTTTTCTCATCGCGGTGATCGGTTGGGCGTCGAATACGGCGATGCACCTTCTTCGTCGGCGTTTCGTGTTCTGGGACGGTGATCTGAAGGAAATCATCCGCCAGAAATCTCCGCGGCGGATGAAGGGTATCGTGATTCTCGTTCGCGACGAACGCCGCCGCGCGGTGCTCGCGTCCGATTACGTCACCGAGGCGATCGCGAAAAATTACTCCAGCGATGTCCGTCCGGAGGTTCTTTATCAGGGCGAGCCGTATATGTTTCCTGATGAACTGTGGCAGGAACTCGGGTTGAAACCCTCGAGCGCTCCGCTGCTCCAGCGGGACATCACGATTTCCGTGTCCGAGGACGGGCGGCCGCGGACGATCCTCTTCGCGCGTTCGTGGATCGCTACCTCATTGCTCAGCCCATCTTCAAACGAAGCGCTCATGGCCCGGGAGCGAACGATCGGAAGAATCGTGCGAGATCACGAGCACGACGTTGGCAATCGCCACCTGTGGTATCGCGAGCGCATTAGCGACCGCTTGGGCCGGATTTTTGGCGCCGGCGGCACGGTGCACGTCATCCAGCGTGCACGTGTCATCACGTTGGGTGGACGGCCGGTGATCTTCATCGAGGAGTTTGTGCCCGTATGA
- a CDS encoding ATP-binding cassette domain-containing protein, which yields MLKVDQLSFWYTAAEPPVVHQCSLEVRDREFVAVVGESGGGKTTILRLCCGLLQAELAEDIRLGHQIRGRVTFDGAEVEEPRRNFSYVPQHFREGLHPAKSTKENILLAVQESGVSAEEEAHADRLMQRCGISEAADMNVLRLSGGQQQRVAICRALIKRPAILFMDEPFANLDPTLRPGIGDLLQALRDEHGLSLLFVTHDIEGAVRLANRVVGVKNSYGPPQYRSWNPADCNPIVLRKAIEDWIAL from the coding sequence ATGCTCAAGGTCGATCAGCTTTCTTTCTGGTATACGGCGGCGGAGCCTCCGGTGGTGCATCAGTGCAGTCTGGAAGTCCGCGATCGCGAGTTCGTCGCCGTGGTGGGGGAGTCCGGCGGGGGCAAAACCACGATCTTGCGACTCTGCTGCGGGCTGCTGCAAGCGGAACTCGCGGAGGACATACGGCTCGGGCACCAGATCCGGGGTCGCGTGACATTTGACGGTGCTGAGGTGGAGGAGCCTCGGAGGAATTTTTCCTACGTCCCGCAACATTTCAGGGAAGGACTCCATCCGGCCAAATCAACGAAGGAAAACATCCTGCTTGCAGTGCAGGAGTCCGGCGTGTCGGCCGAAGAGGAAGCGCATGCCGACCGCCTGATGCAGCGGTGCGGTATCAGCGAGGCCGCGGACATGAATGTGCTCCGCCTGAGCGGTGGCCAGCAGCAGCGAGTCGCCATTTGCCGCGCGTTGATCAAGCGCCCGGCCATTCTTTTCATGGATGAGCCGTTCGCCAATCTCGACCCGACGCTTCGCCCCGGGATCGGCGACCTGCTCCAAGCTTTGCGCGATGAGCATGGCCTTTCGCTTCTCTTTGTCACCCACGACATCGAGGGCGCCGTGAGACTCGCGAATCGTGTCGTCGGCGTCAAAAACAGCTACGGGCCGCCCCAATACCGCTCGTGGAATCCGGCCGATTGCAACCCGATCGTCTTGCGCAAAGCGATCGAAGACTGGATCGCGCTATGA
- a CDS encoding ABC transporter substrate-binding protein, whose protein sequence is MKTTHARAAGISVRLLVGLGCALIAIAILFAVLKRTEPKDAYSDISKPVVLTKVRVGYIPIAECAHLYVGITKKYFEQEGLEVVLEPMSGGAVILPAVQSGSLEIGFANVASLVILNSKRPRRHPDSLVSLAGASYERSGFTNHALLSRRGAAVSLEKIAKGEAKVALNTTRNIEEIMLRRFLEKKGMPSNRLTIMPMAFPDMVSALERGDVEVISEVEPFIEPTLRAGRTQLIARQYLEVSKETPVATYAVTRAWLARNHEVSQRFQRAFARADEFIRKNDAETRQIIGSYTRILKSDLPVIGMPAFEPSLSEHSLRELIREMAHLGFIEQESSPADILDRDS, encoded by the coding sequence ATGAAAACTACCCATGCTCGGGCAGCCGGAATTTCCGTTCGGCTTCTTGTCGGACTCGGCTGCGCTCTCATCGCCATCGCGATTTTGTTCGCGGTGCTTAAACGAACTGAACCGAAGGACGCTTATAGCGACATTTCCAAGCCCGTCGTTCTTACGAAGGTCCGGGTCGGCTACATCCCGATTGCGGAATGCGCTCATCTGTATGTCGGCATTACCAAGAAATATTTCGAACAGGAAGGCTTGGAAGTCGTGTTGGAACCAATGAGTGGTGGCGCGGTGATCCTGCCGGCAGTGCAGTCGGGCAGCTTGGAGATCGGCTTCGCCAACGTCGCCTCCCTAGTCATCCTGAATTCCAAGCGTCCTCGGCGGCACCCTGATTCCCTCGTCAGTCTTGCCGGAGCGAGTTACGAGCGCTCCGGCTTCACGAATCATGCGCTGCTTTCCCGTCGTGGCGCGGCGGTGTCGCTCGAGAAAATCGCCAAGGGCGAGGCCAAGGTCGCGCTAAATACCACGCGCAATATTGAGGAGATCATGCTCCGCCGGTTCTTGGAGAAGAAGGGCATGCCCAGCAATCGACTGACGATCATGCCGATGGCTTTTCCGGATATGGTCTCGGCGTTGGAGCGCGGGGACGTGGAGGTTATTTCCGAAGTGGAGCCCTTCATTGAGCCGACTCTGCGCGCCGGCCGCACACAGCTCATCGCGCGGCAATATCTCGAGGTCTCCAAGGAGACACCGGTGGCCACCTATGCAGTCACCCGCGCTTGGTTGGCGCGCAACCATGAGGTGTCGCAACGCTTCCAACGTGCCTTCGCACGAGCCGACGAATTCATCCGCAAGAACGACGCTGAAACCAGGCAGATAATCGGTTCCTATACGCGAATCCTGAAGAGCGATCTGCCGGTCATCGGCATGCCGGCATTCGAGCCGTCGCTTTCGGAGCATTCGCTGCGCGAACTGATCCGCGAGATGGCGCATCTCGGCTTCATAGAGCAGGAGTCCAGCCCCGCCGACATTCTCGACCGCGACTCCTAG
- a CDS encoding tyrosine-type recombinase/integrase, with amino-acid sequence MAEIDRVDGMGRKLCFHSLRYTFATKLACGGVSQRLAQELMRHSDPRLTANVYTDFARLPTFAAVAGLSWHDKSENVPAAPLTQPSQLDSQSPDLGGQNLSRSVANRATISPSEPVASQATCLPLSPSGMRFPTGFEKITNQGGSGRNIPKPSGGGELEKNQAASPISSQFRNNPRPSARAAFPPHRASSRPRERQTSRPGPPRP; translated from the coding sequence GTGGCCGAAATTGACCGCGTCGACGGGATGGGGCGAAAGCTCTGCTTTCACTCGCTGCGATACACCTTCGCAACGAAGCTCGCTTGTGGCGGCGTCTCGCAACGTCTGGCCCAGGAACTCATGCGCCACAGCGATCCGCGCCTGACGGCCAACGTCTACACGGATTTCGCCAGACTCCCGACCTTCGCGGCGGTGGCGGGCCTTTCGTGGCACGACAAGAGCGAGAATGTGCCGGCGGCACCTCTCACACAGCCCTCACAACTGGACTCACAAAGCCCAGACTTGGGCGGTCAAAACCTGTCACGGTCTGTCGCAAATCGGGCGACGATTTCTCCGAGCGAACCAGTTGCTAGCCAAGCAACTTGTCTTCCGTTGTCACCATCTGGCATGAGATTTCCAACGGGGTTTGAGAAAATCACGAATCAGGGCGGATCAGGGCGAAATATCCCGAAACCCTCGGGAGGCGGTGAGTTGGAAAAAAATCAGGCCGCTAGCCCGATTTCCAGTCAGTTTAGGAACAATCCGCGGCCTTCGGCGCGGGCAGCTTTCCCTCCGCATCGAGCTTCTTCACGACCTCGCGAACGACAAACATCGCGGCCTGGTCCACCACGACCTTGA
- a CDS encoding DUF2786 domain-containing protein, with amino-acid sequence MSTGTEIIEKIKKLLRLSRSSNPHEAQLALTRALELAREHGIAVEKLNPDEQAKENVVTHRDTENCQRLSYDKEYAIRICAAFFRITPVLSNKIGTDRFGFPCVVKFTRFVGTASDVQIALYVYSFLVHHFAYCWRKHRGRLRNRHAFVDGMFHGIYNKLAEAQPEFISSEHALVERSHQDYIEATIGKTTKHDCRTPDGDAKAARWAGYLHGRETNIAAPLKEGERTAPLALK; translated from the coding sequence ATGAGCACCGGCACGGAAATCATCGAGAAGATCAAGAAGCTGCTGCGGTTGTCGCGCAGCTCGAACCCGCATGAGGCTCAGCTCGCCCTTACGCGCGCGCTCGAGCTGGCCCGCGAACACGGCATCGCCGTTGAAAAGCTGAACCCGGACGAGCAGGCGAAGGAGAACGTCGTGACGCACCGCGACACAGAGAACTGCCAGCGGTTGAGCTACGATAAGGAATACGCGATCCGCATTTGCGCGGCGTTCTTCCGGATCACGCCGGTTCTAAGCAACAAAATCGGCACCGATCGCTTCGGCTTCCCGTGTGTGGTGAAGTTCACCCGGTTCGTCGGCACAGCGTCAGACGTGCAGATCGCGCTCTACGTCTATTCGTTCCTCGTGCATCACTTCGCCTATTGCTGGCGCAAGCACCGCGGGCGGCTGCGGAACCGTCACGCCTTCGTCGACGGGATGTTTCATGGCATCTACAACAAGCTCGCCGAGGCTCAACCGGAGTTCATCTCGAGCGAGCACGCGCTCGTCGAGCGTTCGCACCAGGACTACATCGAGGCAACGATCGGCAAGACGACAAAGCACGATTGCCGCACGCCAGACGGCGATGCGAAGGCTGCGCGCTGGGCCGGCTATCTGCACGGCCGCGAAACCAATATCGCTGCACCGCTGAAGGAGGGCGAGCGCACCGCGCCGCTCGCGCTCAAGTGA
- a CDS encoding HNH endonuclease — protein sequence MPRVLDITGEYPADWKQISDATWAAAGHRCIRCHHPYRKGEHGKGEWTACSCDCTHGGPLAFLVGESIVPITASATAAGLIHAGKNVLAQWRIGTVHHLDGDKSNCRWWNLLALCQRCHLTIQSRVNPHQPYMLEHSEWFKPYVAAFYAFKYEGRDITREEAVADLERLLAYERVA from the coding sequence ATGCCACGCGTCCTCGACATCACCGGCGAATATCCGGCCGACTGGAAGCAGATCAGCGACGCGACCTGGGCCGCTGCCGGTCACCGCTGCATTCGCTGCCACCATCCTTACCGCAAAGGCGAGCACGGAAAGGGTGAATGGACCGCGTGCTCGTGCGACTGCACGCACGGCGGGCCGCTCGCATTCCTCGTCGGCGAAAGTATCGTTCCGATTACCGCAAGCGCTACGGCCGCCGGATTGATCCACGCGGGCAAAAACGTGTTGGCGCAGTGGCGCATCGGAACGGTGCACCATCTCGACGGCGACAAATCGAACTGCCGCTGGTGGAACCTACTCGCCCTCTGTCAGCGCTGCCATCTCACGATCCAGAGCCGCGTGAATCCGCACCAGCCCTACATGTTGGAGCACTCGGAATGGTTCAAACCCTACGTCGCCGCCTTCTATGCGTTCAAATACGAAGGCCGCGACATCACCCGCGAAGAAGCCGTCGCCGATCTGGAACGCCTTCTCGCTTACGAGCGCGTCGCATGA
- a CDS encoding ASCH domain-containing protein, with protein sequence MPAYNFKGQFADAVESGRKPHTIRPRRKRPTRVGDTLYLYTGMRTKKCRLLRTATCRKVTPIAIYTSGCSGLVKLNGREMPHRELHRLAIADGFFGIPEFLDFFADNYGPNFEGELIEWRN encoded by the coding sequence ATGCCCGCCTACAACTTCAAAGGTCAATTCGCGGACGCTGTTGAGAGCGGCCGCAAGCCGCACACGATCCGACCGCGGCGCAAGCGACCGACGCGCGTCGGCGACACGCTCTATCTCTACACCGGAATGCGGACGAAGAAGTGCCGCCTCCTGCGCACGGCTACTTGCCGCAAGGTCACGCCGATTGCCATCTACACGTCGGGCTGTAGCGGCCTGGTGAAACTCAACGGCCGCGAGATGCCGCACCGCGAACTGCACCGCCTTGCGATCGCGGACGGTTTCTTCGGTATCCCCGAATTTCTCGACTTCTTCGCCGATAACTACGGCCCGAATTTCGAGGGCGAGCTGATCGAGTGGAGGAACTAA
- a CDS encoding ATP-binding protein, producing MSTTTDTQPAATEQWSGTNLAGDIVEIGIKKHKPEFQGDLRWWFRYSLEKKMSQAECAAELGVDGSTYSRVMRGEYKNENNGYLPPPAKMLSRIRVLRNQLRIVTEEQRKSRVVTLTTKEIHQVCRKAWDDKQIAFIFGNSHVGKTENLLWFRDENNHGATIYVDLQAVSGVQDIYREFARALGLGADGAINKLMPRVHNAIDKSNLVIVDEFHSITHAYQKGSAIRMINALKSIKDRTGCAMVICSTDVGRDEIEKGKDAKLLQQLNRRGVIKLHLPSALRVADVRAVVRASKLDFPDAPKGTRKDLWKHLREDNPNFVGLDLCERIAYNHGIKHLFSVIADGKKMADRAERALEWDDVLEAQAIYDALSNPKKEV from the coding sequence ATGAGCACGACTACCGATACCCAACCCGCCGCGACCGAACAATGGTCCGGCACGAATCTCGCCGGCGACATCGTCGAAATCGGCATCAAGAAGCACAAGCCGGAGTTCCAGGGCGATCTCCGCTGGTGGTTCCGCTACAGCCTCGAGAAGAAAATGTCGCAGGCCGAGTGCGCCGCCGAACTCGGCGTCGACGGCAGCACCTATTCCCGCGTGATGCGCGGCGAATACAAGAACGAGAACAACGGCTACCTGCCGCCGCCCGCGAAGATGCTCTCCCGCATCCGCGTGCTTCGTAACCAGCTCCGCATCGTCACCGAGGAGCAGCGCAAGAGCCGCGTCGTCACGCTCACGACGAAGGAGATTCACCAGGTCTGCCGGAAGGCCTGGGACGATAAACAGATCGCGTTCATCTTCGGCAACAGCCACGTCGGCAAGACCGAGAACCTCCTCTGGTTCCGCGACGAGAACAACCACGGCGCCACGATCTACGTCGACCTGCAGGCCGTGAGCGGTGTGCAGGACATTTACCGCGAGTTCGCTCGCGCGCTCGGCCTCGGTGCGGACGGCGCGATCAACAAGCTGATGCCGCGCGTGCACAACGCGATCGACAAGAGCAATCTCGTCATCGTCGACGAGTTCCACTCGATCACGCACGCTTACCAGAAGGGCAGCGCGATCCGCATGATCAACGCGCTGAAGTCGATCAAGGACCGCACCGGCTGCGCGATGGTGATCTGCTCGACCGACGTCGGCCGCGACGAGATCGAGAAGGGCAAGGACGCGAAGCTCCTGCAGCAGCTCAACCGACGCGGCGTGATCAAGCTGCACCTCCCGAGCGCGCTGCGTGTCGCGGACGTGCGCGCGGTCGTGCGCGCGAGCAAGCTCGACTTCCCGGACGCGCCGAAGGGCACGCGCAAGGACCTCTGGAAGCATCTCCGCGAGGACAATCCGAACTTCGTCGGCCTCGATCTCTGCGAGCGCATCGCCTACAACCACGGCATCAAGCACCTCTTCTCCGTCATCGCGGACGGCAAGAAGATGGCCGACCGCGCCGAGCGCGCGCTCGAGTGGGATGACGTGCTCGAGGCGCAGGCGATCTACGACGCGCTCAGCAACCCGAAGAAGGAGGTCTGA